The Desulfovibrio fairfieldensis sequence GAGGATTTGAAGCAGCTCCGGCTGAGCTGGCTGCCTTCGGAAGAGGTGCAGGCCAGCGGTGGGCACGGCACGGCCTTCGGGCCATTCTGCGAAGAGGCGGGCGGCTATGCGCCCACCTTCATCTTGGGACCCAGGCGCGCCATGCTCCAGGGGCAGGGGCGTTTTCTGGCCCCGCACGGCGATATGATGCTGGCCGGTTGTTTTGGTTTGCTCTGGGGATGGGCGCACGCCCATGCCGCCGCCTGAGCATGCATTTTCAGCGTGCGCTCCGGCACGAGCGCGCGACCATGAATCGAGGAGAAGGGTATGGAAGTTTTTGACGCTGCGGAATTGTGGAGCCGGGAACGTATCGCGGAAACCCAGCTGACGCGTCTGCGGGCCACGCTGTCCCAGGCGCGCAAATGCGCCTTTTACCGCGAGCGCCTGGACGAAGCGGGCGTCACCCCGGATTCCATTCGCAGCCTGGACGATCTGCAACGCATCCCCTTCACCAGCAAGCAGGATCTGCGCTCCCAATATCCCACAGGGTTGCTGTGCGTGCCGCCCTCGGAAATCGTGCGCATGCATTGTTCCAGCGGCACTACGGGCACGCCCGTGGCTATCTGCCATACCCAGAACGACATCAACTCCTGGGCTGATCTCATGGCCCGCTGTATGCATATGGTGGGCGTGCGCCGGGACGACGTCTTTCAGAATATGTCGGGCTACGGCCTGTTTACGGGCGGCCTGGGCATCCATTTCGGCGCGGAGCGCCTGGGCTGCATGACCATTCCCGCCGGGCCGGGCAACTCGCGCCGCCAGATCAAGCTGGCCAAAGACTTCCACACCACGGTGGCTCACATTCTGCCTTCTTACGCCCTGATTCTGGGCGAACATCTGCGTAATATGGGCGAAGACCCGCGCGCTTTTCCCCTGCGTATCGCCCTGGTGGGCGCGGAGCCCTACACCGAGGAGTTCCGCAAACGCATTGAGGAACTTTTCGACATGAAGGCCTACAACTCCTACGGCCTTTCGGAAATGAACGGACCGGGCGTGGGCTTTGAATGCCTTGAACAGAAAGGCCTGCACATCTGGGAGGATGCTTATATTCC is a genomic window containing:
- a CDS encoding phenylacetate--CoA ligase family protein; this encodes MEVFDAAELWSRERIAETQLTRLRATLSQARKCAFYRERLDEAGVTPDSIRSLDDLQRIPFTSKQDLRSQYPTGLLCVPPSEIVRMHCSSGTTGTPVAICHTQNDINSWADLMARCMHMVGVRRDDVFQNMSGYGLFTGGLGIHFGAERLGCMTIPAGPGNSRRQIKLAKDFHTTVAHILPSYALILGEHLRNMGEDPRAFPLRIALVGAEPYTEEFRKRIEELFDMKAYNSYGLSEMNGPGVGFECLEQKGLHIWEDAYIPEIVDPDTGEPVPDGEVGELVMTSLCRQGMPILRYRTRDLTRFLPGECACGRAHRRMDRILGRADDMFIIKGVNVYPMQIEQVIMTFKEVGQSYLILLENDGIGDVMRVQVEVRDEYFVEDMRALQNLQKVIAQRLRDEILVTPRVELVESNSLPRTEGKAVRVQDMRVKK